Proteins encoded within one genomic window of Brachybacterium sp. P6-10-X1:
- a CDS encoding PTS sugar transporter subunit IIA translates to MSTTTEARSGFSPRVVLQKVGTSLSNMVMPNIPALIAWGILTAFVIPKGWTPNEPLASVVDPMIHYLLPLLIANTGGRMVYEARGAVVGVIATMGVIGGSDWLIAQENAAELEKWIAAGNTEGTFEALPEVHMFIGAMIMAPLAAWIMKRLDRLWQEHIPAGFEMLVNMFSAGIIGFALLVAGFFGLAPLVNGLMTLLSNGVGALVNAHVLPLVSLLIEPAKIFFLNNAINHGVLTPLGLEQAGVDGKSILFLLESNPGPGVGILLAFTVFGRGAARASAPGAAVIQFFGGIHEIYFPYVLMKPVLIIAAIGGGMTGVLINMLFGTGLVAPASPGSVFMIFGVAARDSYLGIALAIAGAAVVSFLLSALLLRIGTQDDGDIGAATAKMEQMKGKKSSVAGALTGAGAAGAGAAATADASGHSGRIERIVFACDAGMGSSAMGATVLRKKVRAAGFDDVEVTNKAISSLSDEWDVVVTQKELTDRAQQRTGSAVHVSVDQFMNSPRYDEVVELVQQRNDPDAAAEPEAEATSEAPGSEPAAGAGAASAAARTGHGRRAADADAAKDDSPEILASDSIVLSGSATDSASGIDEAGALLVAAGAVDQGYVTAMHDREATVSTFMGNSLAIPHGTNDAKSSITRSAMSFVRYPDGIDWNGNSTTFVIGIAGVGNEHLELLQKVAMTFSDPAQVERLEQATTAEEIRAILGDEKE, encoded by the coding sequence ATGAGCACAACGACCGAGGCCCGAAGCGGTTTCAGCCCGCGGGTGGTCCTGCAGAAGGTCGGCACTTCCCTGTCCAACATGGTGATGCCGAACATCCCGGCGCTGATCGCCTGGGGCATCCTGACAGCTTTCGTCATCCCCAAGGGGTGGACGCCCAACGAGCCGCTGGCCAGCGTCGTCGACCCGATGATCCACTACCTCCTGCCGCTGCTGATCGCCAACACCGGTGGCCGCATGGTCTACGAGGCACGCGGCGCAGTGGTCGGCGTCATCGCCACCATGGGGGTGATCGGCGGCTCGGACTGGCTGATCGCCCAGGAGAACGCCGCCGAACTCGAGAAGTGGATCGCTGCGGGCAACACCGAAGGCACCTTCGAAGCTCTGCCCGAGGTCCACATGTTCATCGGCGCGATGATCATGGCCCCGCTCGCGGCCTGGATCATGAAGCGGCTGGACCGGCTCTGGCAGGAGCACATCCCCGCCGGTTTCGAGATGCTCGTGAACATGTTCTCCGCCGGGATCATCGGCTTCGCACTGCTGGTGGCGGGCTTCTTCGGCCTCGCCCCGCTGGTGAACGGCCTGATGACACTACTGTCGAACGGTGTGGGCGCGCTGGTGAACGCGCATGTGCTACCGCTGGTCTCGCTGCTGATCGAGCCCGCCAAGATCTTCTTCCTCAACAACGCGATTAATCACGGCGTCCTCACCCCGTTGGGCCTGGAGCAGGCCGGGGTGGACGGGAAGTCGATCCTCTTCCTGCTCGAGTCGAACCCCGGACCCGGGGTGGGCATCCTGCTGGCGTTCACCGTCTTCGGCCGCGGGGCGGCGAGAGCCTCCGCCCCGGGTGCCGCGGTCATCCAGTTCTTCGGCGGCATCCACGAGATCTACTTCCCCTACGTGCTCATGAAGCCGGTCCTCATCATCGCCGCGATCGGCGGCGGCATGACCGGAGTCCTGATCAACATGCTCTTCGGGACCGGTCTGGTCGCCCCGGCCTCTCCCGGCTCGGTGTTCATGATCTTCGGCGTCGCCGCGCGCGACTCCTACCTGGGCATCGCCCTCGCGATCGCCGGGGCCGCCGTGGTGAGCTTCCTGCTCTCGGCGCTGCTCCTGCGGATCGGCACGCAGGACGACGGCGACATCGGCGCGGCCACCGCCAAGATGGAGCAGATGAAGGGCAAGAAGTCCTCGGTCGCCGGCGCCCTGACCGGCGCGGGGGCGGCAGGTGCGGGAGCCGCTGCGACGGCCGACGCCTCCGGGCACTCCGGCCGCATCGAGAGGATCGTCTTCGCCTGCGACGCCGGCATGGGCTCCTCCGCCATGGGCGCGACGGTGCTGCGCAAGAAGGTCCGCGCCGCCGGGTTCGACGACGTCGAGGTCACCAACAAGGCAATCTCGAGCCTGTCCGACGAATGGGACGTGGTGGTCACCCAGAAGGAGCTCACCGACCGCGCCCAGCAGCGCACCGGTTCCGCCGTGCACGTCAGCGTCGACCAGTTCATGAACTCGCCGCGCTACGACGAGGTGGTCGAGCTGGTCCAGCAGCGCAACGATCCCGACGCGGCCGCAGAGCCCGAGGCCGAGGCGACGAGCGAGGCGCCCGGGTCCGAGCCCGCCGCCGGAGCGGGCGCTGCGTCGGCCGCTGCCCGCACGGGCCATGGCCGCCGCGCCGCGGACGCCGACGCCGCGAAGGACGACTCCCCGGAGATCCTGGCCTCGGACAGCATCGTCCTGTCCGGCAGCGCCACCGATTCGGCCTCCGGGATCGACGAGGCCGGGGCCCTGCTGGTCGCCGCGGGCGCCGTCGACCAGGGCTACGTGACCGCCATGCACGACCGCGAGGCCACGGTCTCGACGTTCATGGGCAACTCGCTGGCGATCCCCCACGGCACCAACGACGCCAAGTCCTCGATCACGCGCTCGGCGATGTCGTTCGTGCGCTACCCGGACGGCATCGACTGGAACGGCAACTCCACGACGTTCGTCATCGGCATCGCCGGGGTCGGCAACGAGCATCTCGAGCTGCTGCAGAAGGTCGCCATGACCTTCTCCGACCCCGCCCAGGTCGAACGCCTGGAGCAGGCCACCACGGCCGAGGAGATCCGCGCGATCCTCGGCGACGAGAAGGAGTGA
- a CDS encoding TVP38/TMEM64 family protein, with the protein MPDHPEHAAASPGSVTPDRPGPGRSRGRGGVPWGSVLRNVVLVAVVLIMIWLALNVRLPSLDQLQADIADLGAWGPLAFIGLYAVVAVTPIPVTIMSVTAGMLFGLPLGTVLSMIGVVLGCWGGYGIARGLGRDTVMRSLGSHADMVEEHLEEGGFYAVCTLRLMPGIPYWPVNYGSGALGVTQREFLVATSLSALPGQVSLISIGAFIASPTMLNGIAVGLSWLVVIVLTVLSLRRWRAARG; encoded by the coding sequence ATGCCCGATCACCCCGAGCACGCTGCCGCTTCCCCGGGCTCCGTCACGCCTGACCGCCCTGGCCCCGGTCGCAGCCGCGGACGCGGAGGCGTGCCCTGGGGCTCGGTGCTGCGCAACGTCGTCCTGGTGGCGGTGGTCCTGATCATGATCTGGCTGGCGCTGAACGTGCGACTGCCCTCGCTGGACCAGCTGCAGGCGGACATCGCGGACCTCGGCGCCTGGGGTCCGCTGGCCTTCATCGGGCTGTACGCCGTCGTCGCGGTGACCCCGATCCCGGTGACGATCATGTCGGTCACGGCCGGGATGCTCTTCGGGCTGCCCCTCGGCACGGTGCTGTCGATGATCGGCGTGGTGCTGGGCTGCTGGGGCGGCTACGGCATCGCGCGGGGACTGGGCCGGGACACGGTGATGCGATCGCTGGGCTCCCACGCCGACATGGTCGAGGAGCATCTGGAAGAGGGCGGCTTCTACGCGGTGTGCACGCTGCGCCTGATGCCGGGCATCCCCTACTGGCCCGTGAACTACGGCAGCGGGGCGCTCGGGGTCACCCAGCGGGAATTCCTGGTCGCCACCAGTCTGTCCGCGCTGCCCGGGCAGGTCTCCCTGATCTCGATCGGGGCGTTCATCGCCTCCCCGACGATGCTCAACGGCATCGCGGTCGGCCTCTCCTGGCTGGTGGTCATCGTGCTGACCGTGCTCTCGCTGCGCCGCTGGCGGGCCGCTCGCGGCTAG